The segment GATGAATTGGATGACATTCTTGATGAAGTTGATGCGAAAGCCGCAGAGCTTGATGCAGAGGCAAAACGACTCGAAGAATTGGAAGAAATCGAAACGAACCATGAAGAAGACGAAATCATCGACGATCTTGATGACATACTCGATGAGGTGGAATCAAAACCGGATGACGTTATCGAAACTGTTTATGTTGTGGAAACATCCCCAAAATCAGTTGAAGAAACTGTGGTCAAAACGTCAAAACCAAAACGTTCTGATAAGCACATCAAGACAAAACATAAAAAATCAAAGCATAAACGCAATGCGTTAATCGCCTTATTAGTTTTAATTGTCGCATGCGGTGGTGGCTTTGCGGTCTGGAAACTGAAGTTTAGTGGACAACCTTTTGACGCATTTAAATATGTAAGTGTTGAATTTGAGGGTGTTGATACAAAAGGAACGGCTACATTTGAAGTGGATTTGGATGCCATCAACAATCCTGATCAAAAAGAAATCTATGAGAGCTTAACGTATAACTTGAGTCCTCAAGAAGGGCTATCGAATGGAAACCGGATTAAATTAACGGTTGAGAAATCAGAATTGACAGATAAGCTTCTCAAAACCCATAAGTACCGTCTTGATCATTTGGAGAAAGAGGTCGTGGTTAAAGGTTTATATGATTCCGAGCAATTTAATCTTTTCGAACAATTCACATTTAAATTTGAAGGTATGGACGGAAGTGGGACTGCTGCCTATGATACGAATTTAGATGTTGAAGAGGCATATCTCCAAACGATTGTGGAAGGGACAACCTTAACGTTCTCTAAAGATAAAAATCTTGTGAATGGTGAGGAAATCACCGTCAAGGCAACCTTTAATAAAGAAGCAATGGCTGCCATGAATCAACATAAAGTTAAAATTTCTGAGGAACAAACAACCCAACCGTTAAAGTTGAAGGCCTGAGTGATGTTTATGCAAGCATGGATGATGTGAAGGAATATAAAGAGTTACAAAATCTTGCATTAAGCAAAATCAAAGCAGATTATGCGAAACATCCGGATACGTATACGAATTTTAAATTAGAGTATGCATGTTATGCAGCAGATACTCAAAATAATGTGAATGCGGTCGATTACTTTAATAAACATGGGTATTCAAAAGGAAGTTTGATGTTTATTTATAGCTTTTATCGCATCCGCGGCAATGATGTTGCGCATTTTGCAGATAATTACGGTTATACCAATATGGTGCTTCGTGATGGGAGTCTTGATCGGGATGCAATGTTGTTGATGTCACCTTATCAAGATGGTGCTACCGTTGAAAAAGTATTAAATGAATTGCAAGCAAATAATTTTAAGTGTGAGGCCCAATAAGCGGCTTTAGAGTTTGAATTAGGACTGTCAGAGTGTGTGACAGTCCTTTTACGTTCTCGCTTTTAGTATTTGCATTCACTTCTTTAATGTAAGCGCTTGCTATATTTGTGTAGTTTGTGTATAATCTGTGTAGAGAGCTAAACATGCATATAGTTAGGGGGATTTTATGAAAAACTATTATGCCGTGTTTATTGCATTTACGCTCATTGTTCTTACACGAACCGTGATTCATCCAGACTTACTTTTGACCGTAACGGGTATCGTAACGTTTTTGGTGATTCTTGTATTTGCGACAACACAAATATTTAATTTAAAGCATGAAGTGAGTGATGAGAGATTGCTCTATCTTAACGCTGTATTAAATGTGTTTACAGCTTTCTTATATTACAACAATGTTTATAAAGCGATAACATTAACACCCTATGATTCGCTGTTATTCGGGTTAACAAGCGTTCTTGCATTCATATCTCCAGTGTTACTGTTTCTTGCTCGTGATGCAAACCACATTTGAGTGCTTTATACATAATCGTAATTGCTTGTGAAAATATAACCAGTGCCAGGTTATATTTTTTTTGTCTTTTGATTGCATATTAGTGTGGGTTTAGTATAATGGGGTTAGTTTCTGATAGAGACTAAGAAAATTGAATTCGTACAAGGGGTGCTCGTATTTCGGGCTGAGAATAAACGGTTACGTTTTAAACTCTAAGCTTTAAGCTTTGTACCTGATCCAGCTAATACTGGCGGAGGGATGTATTAATCGCATACTTTTTTTTGAGTAAACGTGTATACCTCTTTTCGTACGAGAAGAGGTTTTTTTATATTATAAGGAGGTTCATATGAACGCAAGTGTCGCAATTCAAATTTTACCGAATACAACATCAAATGAAGAAACAATTCGTATTGTGGATGAGGTGATCGCATATATTGCGCAAACGGGTCTAAACTATGTTGTCGGACCGTTTGAAACATCGATAGAAGGGGATTATGATGAATTGATGGAAATTGTTAAGAACTGTCAACTCATTGCGGTTAAGGCAGGTGCCGATAAAGTATCAGCATATGTAAAGATTGCTTATGCGCCAACAGCGCACATTCTCACCATTGATGAAAAAATCACAAAACATCAAAAATAGATTATTGTCCGTATCCGCAATTGTTGGATTGTTGGTATTATGGCAAGGTCTTTCATCACTTGGAGTGATTCCACGGTTTATGTTACCCGCTCCCAGTGATGTCGTGAAAGCATTTAATAATGATTTTAGTTTACTTATGTATCATGCGAAAACAACGCTCTTAGAAGCTTTTTTAGGATTAACATTTGGGATTTTGTTAGGATTTATCTTTGCGGTCATTATGGATCATGTTTCATGGTTTCATAAAATGTTTTATCCGTTGATTATCTTGACACAGACAATTCCCACGGTTGCATTAGCGCCCCTTTTAGTACTTTGGATGGGTTATGGATTACTTCCAAAAATTACGTTAATCATTTTAACGTCGTTTTTCCCTATTACAATGGGATGTATGAATGGATTTCAGTCCTGTGATAAGGATGCTTTAAACTTAATGAAATCAATGGGAGCAAATACCTTTGAAACTTTTCGTCATATAAAATTTCCACATGCCTTACCTTATTTCTTTTCCAGTTTAAAAATTTCAGTATCGTATTCTTTAATCGGTGCGGTCATTGCGGAATGGTTGGGGGGATATAGTGGATTGGGCGTTTATATGACGCGTGTACGGAAATCGTATTCGTTTGATAAGATGTTTGCCGTAATTTTCTTTATATCTTTCTTAAGCTTGGTATTAATGGGACTTGTTTCGTGGTTACAAAAACGAGCTCAGCCATGGCTTGATGCGGAAACCTTACAAAGAGATGGAGCAAATAATTCATGAAAAAGAAATTAATGGGGATATTGGTTTTGGGGTTACTTTTAACGGGATGTGGCGCTAAGTCGTCCAAGCCGGTTCGGATTGTATTGGATTGGACCCCAAATACGAATCATACTGGGCTCTATGTAGCTCAGGAAAAGGGATTCTTTAAAGCGCAAGGTCTTGAGGTGGAGATTGTACAACCGCCTGAAGGATCTACAACATCGTTAATTGGAGCAGGGGGTGCAGAATTTGGTATTAGTTTCCAAGATACCATGGCACCGGCACTGGCAAGTGAACATCCACTCCCAATTACTGCGGTAGCAGCTTTAATTCAACACAATACGTCAGGTATTGTTTCATTAAAAGAAAAAGGCATTGATGCACCCCGTAAAATGGCTGGACATACGTATGCCACATGGGATTCACCGATCGAACAAGCGATTATTCGTAAAATTGTAACGGATGATGGTGGGAATTATGAGGATATTAAAATGGTTCCAAATACCGTTACGGATGTGGTATCAGCACTCCAAACAGATATTGATGCAGTCTGGATTTTTAAAGCATGGGATGGCATGGCCATCCAACAAGCCGGTTTGGATACACATTTTTTAAACTTTGCGGATTATGGCCAAGAACTTGACTTCTACAGTCCCGTCTTGATTGCGAATAATGGTTATTTGGAAGAAAATGGGCAAGAAGCAAAGAAAGTTTTAAAAGCCTTAGAAGAAGGGTATGAGTTTGCGATTGAAAATCCTGATGAAGCAGCGGAGATTCTTGTGAAACATGTACCGGAACTTGATCTTGATTTGATTAAGGCAAGCCAACATTTTCTTGAGAAAGAATATAAAGCTGAAGTTACGAAGTGGGGTACCTTTGATGGTGCGCGTTGGAATCAATTCTACGCATGGCTTTATGATAATCAATTAATTGATATGCCCATTGCTGAGAATGTAGGATTTACCAATGACTATCTCAACTAAACCTGTTTTAGTGCTTGAACATGTTTCCATGGCTTATGGATCAAAGCGTGTCTTGGATGATGTTTCGGTGACGTTAAATCAAGGTGAAGTTGTATGCATCTTGGGAGAAAGTGGTGTTGGCAAGACGACATTATTTAATGTGATTGCAGGACTTCTTCACCCTGATAAGGGTTCCGTATCTTTACATAAACAGGATATTACAGGGACGACGGGTCATGTTTCGTATATGCTTCAAAAGGATTTATTGTTGCCTTATAAGACGGTCATTGATAATGCGTCATTGCCGTTGCGGATTCAAGGTAAGAGCAAAATAGAAAGCCGTGAAGCGGCTCTAAAATATTTCGCGACCTTTGGCTTAGAGGGAACGGATCATCTGTATCCTGCCCAATTATCGGGTGGAATGCGACAACGTGTCGCATTTCTGAGAACATTCTTATTCTCAGATGATGTTGCTTTATTGGATGAACCGTTTAGCGCATTGGATACAATTACCAAACATCAAATGCAAACATGGTACTTGGATATCATGAGTCAGTTAAATCTGTCCACATTTTTTATAACGCATGACATTGATGAAGCGATACTCCTTTCGGATCGTATTTATGTCTTAAGTGGAAAACCGGGGAAAATTACGTATGAATTAATCATTGATACGCCCAAACCTCGAAATGAAGACTTTTTGTTAACGGATGCATTTATAAATTATAAACGGATCATTAAAGCTCACTTAAACGATACCAAATCAGAATAGACCCAAAAGATACACACGGATAAGTGTGTATCTTTTTCATAAAACTTGTTATATTGATAAGAGAAGGTTGAGGATATGCATGTTAGATACAAAAACAATTAAAGAACGCGTCGTTTTAGTTGGCGTGGATTTTGGGAAAAAAGATTTTGACTTGGATTCATCCATGATTGAATTGGGGGATTTGGTTGAAGCGGCTGAGGGAACGGTTGTTTATCAGATTACGCAAAACCGAGATCGCCCTGAAAGTGCGACCTATATTGGAATTGGGAAAATTGAAGAAGTGATGCGTGCAGTCGCAACCTATGATGCCGATACCGTGGTGTTCAATGATGAACTCAGTGGATCACAGATTCGAAATCTGGAAAGTTTAATTGGTTGTAAGATTGTTGATCGAACCAATTTAATCCTTGATATTTTCGCTTTGCGTGCAACCACGGCCGAAGGAAACTTCAAGTAAAACTTGCGCAACTAAAATATCGTTTACCGCGCTTAATTGGGTAGAGTGATTATTTATCTCGTACTGGTGGTGGCATTGGGACACGGGGTACCGGTGAACAAAAACTTGAATTGGATCGACGCCACATCCAACGGGAGATTCTTCACGTCCAAAATGCCTTAACCAAATCAGAAGAAAACCGTGAAATTACCCGTAGTAAACGGTTAAATTCAAATCTTCCAATTATCTCATTTGTTGGATATACCAATGCGGGTAAATCAACCTTAATGAACGCAATTTTAACCAATGGTGATCCCCAAGCTAACGATAAACATGTGTTTGTGAAGGATATGCTCTTTGCGACCTTAGAGCCCTCCTTGCGTAAAGCCCGTCTTAATAATGGACTGAATGCTATTCTTACGGATACCGTAGGGTTTGTATCAAAATTACCCCATACACTTGTAGAAGCATTTAAAGGGACTCTTGAAGAAATTAAGTATTCAGATCTAATTATTCATGTGGTGGATGCGTCCAATCCTGACTTAAACATTCAAATGGATACAACGTATAAAATGCTTCGCGATTTGGATGTGCTGGATCGTAAAATCATTACCGTCTTTAACAAGATGGACCAGGCAATGGATCAAGATATTGTCTACTATCAAAGTGAATTTGGAAATCGTATGTACATCAGTGCCCTCGACATGGAAGACATAGATCGACTGGTTGATGCGATTGAAGTTGAACTGGAATCAAGTTTTAAGAAAGTAAGTTTTGAAATCCCGTTTGCGGATCTTGGAATCTTAGATGCGATTGCCTCCAACTATGAAATCATCGGTTTAAATTATACGGAAAAAGGGGCAGAATTTCGAGCTGTCATTCGTGAATCAGATCAAAATCGTTATAAAAAATATATAATCTAAAAGATGTGTGTGTTTTTGGATGCTCATTAACCACTTTGTACTAAGATAGTGTATAATGAAAAAGCACTTTCACACATGTCCAATCGGTATGGTGAATTCGGTTTAGAATAACCATGCATAGAAAAGAGATGATATCGTGAAACATACATTTAAAAATTATGGAATTGATGACTCAATTCTAAAGTCAATTCAGTATTTGGGCTATGATGCCCCAACTGATGTTCAACAAGAAGTGATTCCTGCTGTATTAAGTGGGAAAAATATTGTTGTGCAATCACAAACAGGTAGTGGAAAAACCGCTTCATTTGGGATTCCTATTTGTCATCAGGTTGATTGGGCAAAACGTAAGCCTCAAGTTTTAGTGTTAGCACCGACGCGTGAACTTGCCATCCAAATCCAAGAAGATTTATTTAATCTTGGTCGTTTTAAACGCTTAAAGGTTGAAGCGTTATTTGGGCGCAGTTCATTTGAGAAACAGGCACAGCGTTTAAAAGAAATGACCCACATCCTTGTCGCAACGCCTGGTCGTTTATTAGACCATATGGCAAGAGAAACCGTGGATCTTTCGCATATTGAAACATTAGTGATTGATGAAGCTGACGAAATGTTTAATATGGGCTTTATTGATCAAATTACAAGTATTATTAACCGTATTCCCAAAAAGAGTCAAAAATTACTCTTTTCCGCAACCATGCCAGAACGCGTTAAAGATCTCTGTACGCTTTACATAAAAAATCCGCAGTGGATTGATATCGAAACAGAAAGTCGTGTTGAAGACCGTATTGATGAACGTTACTATATTGTCGATTATCCCGATAAAATGGCGTTACTTGAATCCGTACTCATAACGGAAAATCCAGATAGTTCAATCATCTTCTGCAATACCAAAGAACAAGTAGAATCCGTGACTGATTTTATGGAAGACTTAGGGTGCAAGGTAGATACCCTTCATGGTGGGATGGAACAACGTTTTCGAACCAAAGTCCTAGCGGACTTTAAACATGGTCTTTTCCGTTATCTTGTGGCTACGGATGTGGCAGCACGTGGATTGGATATTGATGATGTTTCACTCGTGGTGAACTTCGATGTTCCTGAAAATACGGAAAGCTATACACACCGCGTGGGCCGTACCGCACGTGTGGATAAATATGGTAAAAGAGAAACAAGTCAACGTGACGAAATGAAATTTATGAATTTAATTATTAATGAAACGGATCATGAACTTCAAAAAGTTGTGAAACCAAGTCAAAGCCTTGTGGATGCACGGCGTGATGCATTTGAAGCCAAACGTGATCGCAAACCTAAAGTCAAAAAAGATAAAGCGCATGACTTTAAACAAGAAATCACCAAAATTCATATTAACGCAGGTAAGAAAACAAAAATGAGACCGGTCGATATTGTGGGTGCATTGTGTTCCATTGAAGGTATGAATGCAGAAGACATTGGGGTTATCAGTATTGTCGATGTTTCAACCTTTGTGGAGATTCTTAATGGTAAAGGAGACCTTGTTTTAAAAGCACTTAAAACAATGCCCATTAAGGGGAGACCTCGTAAAGTAAACCGTGCCAATAAAACGGAATACGAACGCCTCTTATAAAAAAAAAAAAAACTGTAGCTGCACCTTAAAGGAGGCAGCTACAGTTTTTTTTTCTAAAAAAGATACGTTAGCGATAAAAAATTATTGTTTGCGTTTAAAAATCACAAATCCGCAAAGGGATACAAGCATTCCAAGTCCGACAAATCCAGAAACAGCTTTTCCTGTTTTAGGAAGTGTTGCATCGGTTTTGTCTGTCGGTGTTGTTTGAACATCACCTTCAGTTGTGCTATCGGGAGTTTCGGGTTTTTGAGAATCCGTATCCGGTTTTGGTTCTACAATCGGAGGTGTGATGCTTTCATCAGGATTTGATGGTTCCTCTGTTTCAACCTCACGTTTGCTTAAACCTCTAACGGCTGAGTCTAAGGCTTCAATGGCTTCTTTAATCTGCGCTTCATTTGGTGTAGAAGCTTTGAAGAGACGTCTAAAACTGAAGCGTGGTGTTTGAAGCAGTGCTTTCGCAGACTCCAACGCATCATATACGGTCTGCACACTTGTCTCTGTATAAAGAGACAGATCAAGGGTATTCATGTAATCCTCAACCTCTTAAATTTTTAAACGTAATGAATCTAAAGTGTAGTTACTTAACTCGAGATTGTTGATCAATTCATTGAGGTTTTGAACCATTTCATCAATTATTTCCTGTGTTGTTTCTGAGTTATCAAGAAGCTCATAGGCTTTTTCTTTTAATTCAAGTAATGGTTTAAAACTTGCTTCGGTATAAAGGTTTTGATCGTAGCTTTCAAGTGTTTCAAGAACGTGATTTAAGCTTGAATAATCGAGAGGTGCACGATATGTTTTTCCATGCAGGGTAATTTCCGCAGCATTTCCATAGTTTTCAAGACCTTTTACGACTTTAAAAACTAGTGTATCCACATGAGCATCCTCAAACGTAATGGTTTTCTTTGAAAGATTTGTATCGAGAGTGCCTTCAGTGAGAACCTGAAGCGGTGCATCACCCAATTTACCTAAGATTTGATATTCTGTGACGACACCGTTGATCGTTCCATCTTGACGTGGTAGATAGGTCAAGGCATTCACAACCATCTCATGATGGAATGAAATCGTTACATCAAATGGCGGGTTTTATCGCCCCATTTGAGTGCCAGAAGGTCCTATCGCCATCAAAGGCTAAGCCGATAGGACCTTCAACGAGTGTGTTCCTTTTCATCTTCTTGACTTGATGCCGTTACATCAAACATTGAGTTTGGAATGTAGGTTGGATCAATCGCATCAATCATTGCATGGATTTGTTGGATGAAATCACCAATGGTAAAGGGATTATCACTTAAGAGTTCTGCTTTGGTAATCAGTTGATCCGCTGCATCTTTTACACTTGGTGCTAGGTTTTCAAAATCAAGGGCTTTAAGTGTTTCGAGTGCTGCATCAAGACCGTGTTTATTCGCAATATTGAGTGCTTTCCCATCAAGTGTTTCAAGATAGCCTTCAGTAAAGCCATTGAGAATGGTGATGGGTTCTGTTAAGTTAAAGCGTATTGTGTTCGCATCAACACGTTTTGGTGTTGATGTTTGATGTGTATTATACGTTAACGTTAAGTTTGAGCTAGGAATTAAAGCCTTATCCGATTTTATTTCAAGGAAGGTATCCTGAATATCAAGATTTAAACTTGAGGTATCTTTAACACCTAAATCTTCAAACGAGAAACGTTTAAACATCATCGACATATTATCCCCGTTTTCAGGTTTTTTATGTTCGTACATTAAACCAAAATGTCCATCAGGAAGTGGTTGAACCACATTGTACTCATAATTTCCACTTTGCATATGCGTATTGGAGAGCAGAACGAGTCGTTCACCTTCTAAAACTTGAAGCAGCTTTACTGCCCCATTGGTTCGTTTAGGACCATTTGGATTTGCAAGTAAGATATACTCGTTACCTTCATGGTTATAATGTAAGGCCGACATTTGTGAGTAAACATCGGTAATGGGAAGAGTTTCAAGATCATTCTCCCAGGTTTCTCCATTATCATAAGATGTACCTACCAGAACTTTTCCGGATACATTTCGCGCAAATTGTTTCAGGGTACCGTTATTAAGTTGGACCACTTGGGATTCGGTGACCAGGGCGCCGCCATTATTTAAGGTTTCGGAATTTAAAACTTGACCGTTAAAGTTACGGTTATCGTTGAGGTATTCCGTTTTATGCCACGTAATACCATCGGCACTTTTGATCATGGATGTGGATTGAGAATTACCGCCATGACGGTTTGTATGGTAAATCGGGAAAGCGAGTTCGCCATTTTCAAGTTGAATGCCAACGCCAGGACCCGTTCCTATGAACTGCATCCAATCTGCTTTGACTTGTGGTGTAATATCATGAGGCGATGACCAGGTTTGACCGTCATCATCCGAATGGGTTAACCATAGATAAGCCGTTTGACGGACGCGTAGGGGACTTTTCTTAAGGTAGATATTTCCCACATATGTATCGCCCTCATAAATATCTCCAAGATCATTGAAAGGCATGCCTTTCTCAGATTCTAAGACAACGCGATAATTCGTGATGATATCCGTATTTAAATCAAATACGGTCCCATCAGCTTTTGCGTAGTATTTCTTGCCATCAGTACCTTTTAGAACAATATGCGTACCGTCTTCTTTGGTTACATAAGGTTGACCAAAGTCCTGGTCTTCATTTTGAACACTAAAGAATCCACGTGATTCTGGGAACATATCAACTAAAAGATAAATACGGCCATTCCGTTTATCTTGTGCCATTGCCGCATCAATAAGGAATGCGGAACTTTGATAGTTTGTATTCACATTTTCCTGGGAAACATTTGGGTCTGATTTTAAATCAATAATCACTTGGGTATCAGACCATGTTTTACCACTGTCTTGACTTCTACGGATTGCGATATCGATATTTCCCCAGTCTGCTTGATGGGTAATACGTTTATCAATCGCAGCTAAGACGGTCCCATCTTGAGTTGTGAGAAGACTTGGAATGCGGTAGTTTTTACTGCCATCTTGTCCCGGTGCATAGAGCTCAATTGCTTCTGAAGTCGATGGATCAACGGTTGAAGCGGTGTCGGAATGTAATGTTTTAATGGTATCAACATCGAGGATGTCGTGGGTTAGGTTTAATGAAGCAATCTTTCCACTAAAAGGCCATAAGTTTTCACCTTTTAAGCGGGCAACGCCACCCAGTTTCATACGATTCCAAGGTATGGATTGGATTTTCGTGAAATCAATATCATCTTGGGATGCAAGTAAGAGTCCATCTGCATAAATTTCTACACGATTACCATGATTAAGGACGGTAACGGTGTGCCAGTTTGCGTTGGCAAGTTGGGTACTTGTGCCCGAAGTATTAATAATATGTTTTCCGGTTTCATCTCTGAATTCAATGCCAAGCTTACCGGTACTGTTTTGATAGTAAAGCGCGAAATAGTTGTTTTCCAAATTTGCGTTTGATATTGAAAACAGTGAAGTAAGATCACTGGATAGTGATTCAGAACGGAAACGTAAGGTTAGGGAACCTTGGTTAAATTCTTTGATGTGTGATAAATGGTCGGAAATATCAGCACCTTCTCCCTTTAAGTGTAGGTGATTAAGATTTAGATCATTCATAGCAAAGATAGAACTTGGGTAAAGACTTATACCCAATACAAGTGTAAGAAGCACGACGAAAATGTTACTTATTTTCTTCAATTTAAATACCCCTCTCATATAAGTAATGTATGGATGATTCAAATGTAAGCGCTTCATTCATCGACATTATAGCATCTTTTTTCGCCATGTCCAAAACAATTTACAAAATTTCATATTCATGAAAATCAGTTTCCTTAAGCGTTGAATTTTAGCTTGTAAACCCGCAATTTAGCGAAAATAATTACCAAAAAAAGGAGCTTAGCGCTCCTTCGCATATTTACCTTGCCAGGTGTTCTTTTGAACCATGAGTTTATCGATTTCATTGGTGACTGCAATTTTGCGAACCGTCCAAAGTGGGGCAAGCAAATCATCCGCCATGCCATCTCCAGTAAGTCGAGCAACCACAATATCTTCGGGCAGGCGTTCAATTTGTTTCACAACCACATCCACATAGTCATCACGGTAGAGAAGTGGAAACGGATTTTTTTGATATTCTGCACCCAGTTTTGTTTCTTTAATAATATGAAGCATGTGTATTTTAACCATCTCCGGATGCATTCGTGCAAGGTAATCGGCAGTTTCAAGCATCATCTCAGGCGTTTCCTGAGGAAATCCGTTAATAATATGAACACAAGTACGAATGCCTGCTGCTTTGAGTTTTTGTATACAAGTTGTGACCGATTCAAGATCGTGACCCCGATTCATACATTCGGAAGTTTCAGGATGAATGGTTTGCAAGCCAATTTCGATGGTCAAGTCTTTCTTACGACTCATTGCTTCAAAATATGCAATCTTCTCATCATCCAAGCAATCACTGCGTGTCGCAATATCAATCCCCACAAAACGATCATCATTGAAGAAAGGGTCGTAGAGTTTTTTGAGGTTTTCTAAGGAATCATGTGTATTTGAGTAGGCTTGAAAGTATGCAATCTTGGCGGCATGGGGCCATTTTTGAAGCATTATATTTTGGCTGTGCTCGATTTGCTTTTCTAAGTCTGGATTTTTTAAAATCAT is part of the Erysipelothrix piscisicarius genome and harbors:
- a CDS encoding thiamine-binding protein; the encoded protein is MNASVAIQILPNTTSNEETIRIVDEVIAYIAQTGLNYVVGPFETSIEGDYDELMEIVKNCQLIAVKAGADKVSAYVKIAYAPTAHILTIDEKITKHQK
- a CDS encoding ABC transporter permease; the encoded protein is MKKSQNIKNRLLSVSAIVGLLVLWQGLSSLGVIPRFMLPAPSDVVKAFNNDFSLLMYHAKTTLLEAFLGLTFGILLGFIFAVIMDHVSWFHKMFYPLIILTQTIPTVALAPLLVLWMGYGLLPKITLIILTSFFPITMGCMNGFQSCDKDALNLMKSMGANTFETFRHIKFPHALPYFFSSLKISVSYSLIGAVIAEWLGGYSGLGVYMTRVRKSYSFDKMFAVIFFISFLSLVLMGLVSWLQKRAQPWLDAETLQRDGANNS
- a CDS encoding ABC transporter substrate-binding protein; protein product: MKKKLMGILVLGLLLTGCGAKSSKPVRIVLDWTPNTNHTGLYVAQEKGFFKAQGLEVEIVQPPEGSTTSLIGAGGAEFGISFQDTMAPALASEHPLPITAVAALIQHNTSGIVSLKEKGIDAPRKMAGHTYATWDSPIEQAIIRKIVTDDGGNYEDIKMVPNTVTDVVSALQTDIDAVWIFKAWDGMAIQQAGLDTHFLNFADYGQELDFYSPVLIANNGYLEENGQEAKKVLKALEEGYEFAIENPDEAAEILVKHVPELDLDLIKASQHFLEKEYKAEVTKWGTFDGARWNQFYAWLYDNQLIDMPIAENVGFTNDYLN
- a CDS encoding ABC transporter ATP-binding protein produces the protein MTISTKPVLVLEHVSMAYGSKRVLDDVSVTLNQGEVVCILGESGVGKTTLFNVIAGLLHPDKGSVSLHKQDITGTTGHVSYMLQKDLLLPYKTVIDNASLPLRIQGKSKIESREAALKYFATFGLEGTDHLYPAQLSGGMRQRVAFLRTFLFSDDVALLDEPFSALDTITKHQMQTWYLDIMSQLNLSTFFITHDIDEAILLSDRIYVLSGKPGKITYELIIDTPKPRNEDFLLTDAFINYKRIIKAHLNDTKSE
- a CDS encoding HflX-like GTP-binding protein, which codes for MLDTKTIKERVVLVGVDFGKKDFDLDSSMIELGDLVEAAEGTVVYQITQNRDRPESATYIGIGKIEEVMRAVATYDADTVVFNDELSGSQIRNLESLIGCKIVDRTNLILDIFALRATTAEGNFK
- the hflX gene encoding GTPase HflX, with product MDRRHIQREILHVQNALTKSEENREITRSKRLNSNLPIISFVGYTNAGKSTLMNAILTNGDPQANDKHVFVKDMLFATLEPSLRKARLNNGLNAILTDTVGFVSKLPHTLVEAFKGTLEEIKYSDLIIHVVDASNPDLNIQMDTTYKMLRDLDVLDRKIITVFNKMDQAMDQDIVYYQSEFGNRMYISALDMEDIDRLVDAIEVELESSFKKVSFEIPFADLGILDAIASNYEIIGLNYTEKGAEFRAVIRESDQNRYKKYII
- a CDS encoding DEAD/DEAH box helicase translates to MKHTFKNYGIDDSILKSIQYLGYDAPTDVQQEVIPAVLSGKNIVVQSQTGSGKTASFGIPICHQVDWAKRKPQVLVLAPTRELAIQIQEDLFNLGRFKRLKVEALFGRSSFEKQAQRLKEMTHILVATPGRLLDHMARETVDLSHIETLVIDEADEMFNMGFIDQITSIINRIPKKSQKLLFSATMPERVKDLCTLYIKNPQWIDIETESRVEDRIDERYYIVDYPDKMALLESVLITENPDSSIIFCNTKEQVESVTDFMEDLGCKVDTLHGGMEQRFRTKVLADFKHGLFRYLVATDVAARGLDIDDVSLVVNFDVPENTESYTHRVGRTARVDKYGKRETSQRDEMKFMNLIINETDHELQKVVKPSQSLVDARRDAFEAKRDRKPKVKKDKAHDFKQEITKIHINAGKKTKMRPVDIVGALCSIEGMNAEDIGVISIVDVSTFVEILNGKGDLVLKALKTMPIKGRPRKVNRANKTEYERLL
- a CDS encoding LPXTG cell wall anchor domain-containing protein, encoding MNTLDLSLYTETSVQTVYDALESAKALLQTPRFSFRRLFKASTPNEAQIKEAIEALDSAVRGLSKREVETEEPSNPDESITPPIVEPKPDTDSQKPETPDSTTEGDVQTTPTDKTDATLPKTGKAVSGFVGLGMLVSLCGFVIFKRKQ
- a CDS encoding sialidase family protein, giving the protein MKKISNIFVVLLTLVLGISLYPSSIFAMNDLNLNHLHLKGEGADISDHLSHIKEFNQGSLTLRFRSESLSSDLTSLFSISNANLENNYFALYYQNSTGKLGIEFRDETGKHIINTSGTSTQLANANWHTVTVLNHGNRVEIYADGLLLASQDDIDFTKIQSIPWNRMKLGGVARLKGENLWPFSGKIASLNLTHDILDVDTIKTLHSDTASTVDPSTSEAIELYAPGQDGSKNYRIPSLLTTQDGTVLAAIDKRITHQADWGNIDIAIRRSQDSGKTWSDTQVIIDLKSDPNVSQENVNTNYQSSAFLIDAAMAQDKRNGRIYLLVDMFPESRGFFSVQNEDQDFGQPYVTKEDGTHIVLKGTDGKKYYAKADGTVFDLNTDIITNYRVVLESEKGMPFNDLGDIYEGDTYVGNIYLKKSPLRVRQTAYLWLTHSDDDGQTWSSPHDITPQVKADWMQFIGTGPGVGIQLENGELAFPIYHTNRHGGNSQSTSMIKSADGITWHKTEYLNDNRNFNGQVLNSETLNNGGALVTESQVVQLNNGTLKQFARNVSGKVLVGTSYDNGETWENDLETLPITDVYSQMSALHYNHEGNEYILLANPNGPKRTNGAVKLLQVLEGERLVLLSNTHMQSGNYEYNVVQPLPDGHFGLMYEHKKPENGDNMSMMFKRFSFEDLGVKDTSSLNLDIQDTFLEIKSDKALIPSSNLTLTYNTHQTSTPKRVDANTIRFNLTEPITILNGFTEGYLETLDGKALNIANKHGLDAALETLKALDFENLAPSVKDAADQLITKAELLSDNPFTIGDFIQQIHAMIDAIDPTYIPNSMFDVTASSQEDEKEHTR